The Engystomops pustulosus chromosome 9, aEngPut4.maternal, whole genome shotgun sequence genome includes a window with the following:
- the STARD8 gene encoding stAR-related lipid transfer protein 8 isoform X4 translates to MNRIRTKRSKNDVEAKKACDWLRAAGFPQYAQLYEDSRFPIDVACVKRDHSFLDQDSLKSLCRRLMTLNSCASMKLDVHYHRKQNEDSEDDDQCAISDRWTFQRDQGRWSRLDSIELLSPKYDGPPTMKSTSSRDSILTDLSTELEATSLRSAGSSRGIMDIVVTPAELSSLPSSPCSSKPCRSLSDQSLASHRRGLKEKSKKRKTKGFLKRMESLRKKDKDKKDPALISNGLEHSGSDDLHFQNQCDEDDDADIHAFDKDFLHPGYRTKCASIGSIRKPHLEGHCRGVYLEDYDIVGKDGVRHRLSQKSNRMVCIPMDHKPGTFPRSLSIESLCPTDHVPLETWKMGSKSLGHSVCSSMDSHGLVGRQRRGSYSSIGSRSSIYDNVPASLAGSGDILELGGGSDLFGHLDDVLNHVKGLQRMVELWSRTVCPELDEEETDSGGEQISHLAYEERSMSDVGTSASDFDSTGNSLNETEEGEMRERRDSGVGASLTRPSRKLRWHSFQNSHRPSLSSASLEINRQSAAQLNLLQKLSLLRLTSIMEKYSVPSKQGWAWTVPKFMKRSKPLDYRGRAVFGVPPIINVQRTGQPLPQCIQQAMRYIRSQCLDQVGIFRKSGVKSRIQALRQINESSPDNVSYVGQSAYDVADLLKQYFRDLPEPIFTSKLTDTFLQIYQHVPKDQRLRAVQAAILLMPDENREVLQTLLYFLSDISSAQENQMTPGNLAVCLAPSVFHLNVSKKETTSPRIMQKRGASGKPDHKDLSENMAATQGLLHMITECKKLFQIPHDMMLQSRNSYLAADANPLSLEDLCVGSGAETRDFSSGLDSSIQTLLHESAERFKGWITMSGPENTELSCKKVGDGNPLRLWKVSAEVEAPPSSLLHRVLRERHLWDDDLLQGRVVESLDQNTDLFHYVTDSMAPHPRRQFLVLRKWRTDLPRGGCVLVSTSMDHATGQLDEGVQAVILSSQYLMEPCGMGRSKLTYICRADLRGRSPDWYNKVFGHLCAMEVVRIRNSFPPLSPGGPETKL, encoded by the exons ACGTCGAGGCCAAGAAGGCTTGTGATTGGTTGCGAGCTGCGGGATTCCCCCAGTACGCACAGTTGTATGAAG ATTCCAGGTTTCCAATTGATGTTGCATGTGTGAAGAGGGATCACAGCTTTCTGGATCAAGATTCCCTAAAATCCCTCTGCAG GCGACTAATGACACTAAACTCATGTGCGTCTATGAAGCTGGATGTGCATTATCACCGAAAACAG AATGAAGACTCTGAGGATGACGATCAGTGTGCGATCAGTGATCGCTGGACATTCCAGAGGGACCAGGGTCGATGGTCTCGGCTGGACTCTATCGAGCTGCTGTCTCCTAAATATGATGGGCCACCTACTATGAAAAGTACATCCAGTAGGGATAGTATCTTAACCGACCTGAGCACAGAACTGGAGGCCACCTCCCTGCGTAGTGCGGGAAGCAGCAGAGGTATTATGGACATAGTTGTGACTCCTGCAGAATTGTCTTCTTTGCCTAGTTCCCCATGTAGCAGTAAACCATGCAGAAGTCTCAGCGACCAGTCTCTAGCTTCTCACCGTCGAGGGTTGAAAGAAAAATCAAAGAAAAGGAAAACAAAGGGCTTTCTAAAAAGGATGGAGTCATTGCGGAAGAAGGATAAAGATAAAAAGGATCCTGCATTGATTTCTAATGGCCTGGAGCACTCTGGGAGTGATGACTTACATTTCCAAAACCAGTGTGATGAAGACGATGATGCAGACATTCATGCATTTGATAAAGATTTTCTCCATCCTGGCTATAGGACTAAATGTGCATCTATTGGTAGTATCAGAAAGCCACATTTGGAGGGTCACTGTAGGGGGGTTTATTTGGAGGATTATGATATTGTGGGAAAGGATGGTGTGAGACACAGGTTATCACAGAAGTCAAATCGTATGGTGTGCATTCCAATGGACCATAAGCCTGGAACGTTTCCAAGATCTCTTTCTATTGAAAGTTTATGCCCTACGGATCATGTGCCCTTAGAAACTTGGAAAATGGGCAGCAAATCTTTAGGACACTCAGTTTGTAGTAGTATGGATTCTCATGGGCTGGTGGGGAGACAAAGAAGAGGGTCGTACAGTTCTATTGGAAGCCGTTCAAGTATTTATGACAACGTACCGGCCTCGCTGGCAGGAAGTGGCGATATTTTAGAACTTGGAGGAGGTAGTGACCTGTTTGGCCATCTGGATGATGTCCTTAATCATGTAAAGGGTCTACAGAGGATGGTGGAACTTTGGTCACGAACAGTTTGTCCAGAGCTTGATGAAGAAGAAACCGACTCTGGAGGTGAACAAATCAGTCACCTTGCTTATGAAGAAAGATCCATGTCCGACGTTGGCACTTCTGCTAGTGACTTTGACAGCACTGGCAATTCTCTAAATGAAACGGAGGAAGGAGAAATGAGAGAACGAAGGGACTCTGGAGTGGGTGCATCTTTAACCAGACCATCCAG GAAGTTACGGTGGCACAGCTTCCAGAACTCGCATCGGCCAAGCCTCAGCTCTGCATCCCTAGAGATCAACAGGCAATCGGCAGCTCAACTCAACCTCCTGCAGAAGTTATCCTTACTGAGACTGACTTCCATTATGGAGAAGTACTCGGTCCCCAGCAAGCAGGGCTGGGCATG gACTGTTCCTAAATTTATGAAAAGAAGCAAGCCTTtggactacagagggagagctgtGTTTGGGGTCCCTCCAATAATAAACGTACAGAGGACAGGTCAGCCGCTCCCACAGTGTATTCAGCAGGCTATGCGCTACATCCGCAGCCAATGCCTGGACCAG GTGGGAATCTTCAGGAAGTCCGGAGTGAAGTCTCGTATTCAGGcgctgcgccagattaatgagtCCTCGCCTGACAACGTCAGCTATGTGGGGCAGTCGGCTTACGATGTGGCCGATTTGTTGAAGCAGTATTTCAGAGATCTCCCAGAACCCATCTTTACTAGCAAACTGACCGACACCTTCCTGCAAATCTACCAGC ATGTTCCCAAAGATCAGAGGTTGCGGGCAGTACAGGCAGCGATACTACTGATGCCCGATGAGAACAGAGAAGTCTTGCAGACGTTACTGTATTTTCTGAGTGACATCTCTTCTGCACAGGAGAACCAGATGACTCCTGGGAACCTGGCCGTGTGCCTAGCACCTTCTGTTTTCCATCTTAATGTTTCCAAGAAGGAGACCACCTCTCCCCG GATCATGCAGAAGAGAGGGGCATCTGGAAAACCTGACCACAAGGATCTCAGCGAGAACATGGCTGCCACTCAGGGACTGCTTCATATGATCACAGAATGCAAGAAGCTCTTCCAG ATCCCTCATGATATGATGCTCCAGTCCCGCAATTCTTATTTAGCGGCTGATGCCAATCCTCTGTCCCTGGAAGATCTGTGCGTGGGCTCCGGAGCAGAGACTAGAGATTTCTCCTCGGGCTTGGACAGCAGCATACAGACTCTTCTCCATGAATCTGCAGAGCGGTTTAAAGGCTGGATAACGATGTCCGGCCCTGAGAACACAGAACTGTCTTGTAAAAAG GTTGGGGATGGAAATCCCTTGCGCCTTTGGAAAGTATCAGCGGAAGTTGAGGCTCCACCAAGTTCGTTACTTCACCGGGTTTTGCGAGAGCGCCACCTATGGGATGATGATTTATTGCAAGGGAGAGTAGTAGAGTCCTTGGACCAGAACACGGATCTTTTCCATTATGTGACGGACAGCATGGCTCCACATCCGCGTCGGCAATTCTTAGTACTACG GAAATGGCGCACAGACCTGCCCAGAGGGGGATGCGTGTTGGTCTCCACGTCTATGGACCATGCTACTGGCCAGTTGGATGAGGGTGTCCAGGCTGTAATCTTGAGCTCCCAGTATCTTATGGAACCTTGTGGAATGGGACGGTCTAAACTAACATATATCTGCCGAGCAGATCTGAG GGGGCGCTCTCCTGACTGGTACAATAAGGTGTTTGGGCATCTCTGTGCGATGGAGGTGGTCCGAATTCGGAACTCATTCCCTCCTCTAAGCCCTGGTGGGCCAGAAACCAAGCTCTAA